A window of the Acidovorax sp. YS12 genome harbors these coding sequences:
- the asd gene encoding aspartate-semialdehyde dehydrogenase: MSKQLVGLVGWRGMVGSVLMDRMQAEGDFALIEPVFFSTSNAGGKAPAMATVHTQLKDANDIAELSKCDIIITCQGGDYTKEVFPQIRAAGWNGHWIDAASSLRMESDAVIVLDPVNEGLIKAKLAAGGRNWIGGNCTNSILLMGLGGLFKAGLVEWVSSMTYQAASGGGANHMRELLKGMGVVHAAVAGELATPASAILDIDRKVAQTIREDVPTEFFGAPLAGGLIPWIDAQLDNGQSKEEWKGQAEVNKILGTEATIPVDGLCVRIGAMRCHSLALTLKLKKDLPLAEIEALIQSGNPWVKFVANERTLTVKELTPAAITGGLEVGVGRVRKLNMGPEYVSAFVIGDQLLWGAAEPLRRMLRILLGA, translated from the coding sequence ATGAGCAAGCAATTGGTAGGTCTGGTCGGCTGGCGCGGCATGGTCGGTTCCGTGCTGATGGACCGCATGCAGGCCGAAGGCGACTTCGCGCTGATCGAGCCGGTCTTCTTCTCCACCTCCAACGCCGGCGGCAAGGCGCCCGCCATGGCCACGGTCCACACCCAGCTCAAGGATGCCAACGACATCGCCGAGCTGTCCAAGTGCGACATCATCATCACCTGCCAGGGCGGCGACTACACCAAGGAAGTCTTCCCCCAAATCCGCGCCGCGGGCTGGAACGGCCACTGGATCGACGCCGCGTCGTCGCTGCGCATGGAAAGCGATGCCGTCATCGTGCTCGACCCGGTCAACGAAGGCCTGATCAAGGCCAAGCTGGCCGCTGGCGGCAGGAACTGGATCGGCGGCAACTGCACCAACTCCATCCTGCTGATGGGCCTGGGCGGGCTGTTCAAGGCCGGCCTGGTGGAATGGGTCAGCTCCATGACCTACCAGGCAGCATCGGGCGGCGGCGCCAACCACATGCGCGAGCTGCTCAAGGGCATGGGCGTGGTGCATGCCGCGGTGGCCGGCGAACTGGCCACGCCCGCCTCCGCCATCCTCGACATCGACCGCAAGGTGGCCCAGACCATCCGCGAGGACGTGCCGACCGAGTTCTTCGGCGCGCCCCTCGCGGGCGGCCTGATCCCCTGGATCGACGCGCAGCTCGACAACGGCCAGTCCAAGGAAGAATGGAAAGGCCAGGCCGAGGTCAACAAGATCCTGGGCACCGAGGCCACCATCCCGGTGGACGGCCTGTGCGTGCGCATCGGCGCCATGCGCTGCCACAGCCTGGCGCTGACGCTCAAGCTCAAGAAGGACCTGCCCCTGGCCGAGATCGAAGCCCTCATCCAGAGCGGCAACCCCTGGGTGAAGTTCGTCGCCAACGAGCGCACCCTCACCGTGAAGGAGCTGACGCCCGCCGCCATCACCGGCGGCCTGGAAGTCGGCGTGGGCCGCGTGCGCAAGCTGAACATGGGGCCGGAATACGTATCGGCCTTCGTGATCGGCGACCAGCTGCTGTGGGGCGCCGCCGAGCCGCTGCGCCGCATGCTGCGCATCCTGCTCGGCGCCTGA
- the truA gene encoding tRNA pseudouridine(38-40) synthase TruA has protein sequence MPEGTARIALGISYNGQRYNGWQSQPSGQTVQDHLEAALGRFATQEVATLCAGRTDAGVHGLMQVVHFDTPLRRTPFSWVRGTNTFLPPDIAVQWAQPVPDAFHARACATARRYAYVLLQSPVRPSVESGRVGWVFHPLDGDAMRAAAQHLLGEHDFTSFRASACQAKTPVKTLHRIGITRRGEDAHCYWRFEFEGNAFLHHMVRNIMGCLIAVGQGHKPAGWMAEVLAARSRDAAAPTFSPDGLYFLGPVYDPAWGLPTRTAAYDWLP, from the coding sequence ATGCCCGAAGGCACGGCCCGCATCGCCCTCGGCATCAGCTACAACGGGCAGCGCTACAACGGCTGGCAAAGCCAGCCCTCGGGCCAGACCGTGCAAGACCACCTCGAAGCGGCCCTGGGCCGCTTCGCCACGCAGGAAGTGGCAACCCTGTGCGCCGGTCGCACCGACGCCGGGGTGCACGGCCTGATGCAGGTGGTGCATTTCGACACGCCCCTGCGGCGCACGCCGTTTTCCTGGGTGCGCGGCACCAACACCTTCCTGCCACCGGACATCGCGGTGCAATGGGCCCAGCCCGTGCCCGACGCCTTCCACGCGCGCGCCTGCGCCACGGCGCGGCGCTACGCCTATGTGCTGCTGCAGTCGCCCGTGCGCCCGAGCGTGGAGTCCGGCCGCGTCGGCTGGGTGTTCCACCCGCTCGACGGCGACGCCATGCGCGCCGCCGCGCAGCACCTGCTGGGCGAACACGACTTCACGTCTTTCCGCGCCTCGGCCTGCCAGGCCAAGACCCCCGTCAAGACACTGCACCGCATCGGCATCACGCGGCGCGGTGAAGACGCGCACTGCTACTGGCGCTTCGAGTTCGAGGGCAACGCCTTCCTGCACCACATGGTGCGCAACATCATGGGCTGCCTGATCGCCGTGGGCCAGGGGCACAAGCCGGCGGGCTGGATGGCCGAAGTCCTGGCCGCGCGCTCGCGCGACGCCGCCGCGCCCACCTTCTCGCCGGACGGCCTGTATTTCCTCGGCCCGGTGTACGACCCGGCCTGGGGCCTGCCCACGCGTACGGCTGCGTATGATTGGCTGCCATGA